In the Roseibium sp. Sym1 genome, CTAGCGAGGAGCGCCCAGACGTCTTGATTTTCGATCATGTCCACGGGCTGCGACAAACAGAAGATCCCTCGCGAGTGTTGCTCGTCGAGTTCAAGCGACCTGGGCGAACGAGTTATTCTGCGGATGACAACCCTCAGCATCAGGTCGAGCGCTATGTCCGTCGGCTGCTGGAGGGAGGGAAGCTAGATGTAAAGGGGCGGCCGATTAAGCTGAAGGAGGATACGGTCTTCTATTGTTTTATCGTCGCTGACATCGTGGGCAAAATGGATGACTGGACCTACTCATGGGATCGAACGGCTGATGGTAGAGGGCGTTTCTATCAACCTCGGTCGGGCTTTAAGGGATCAATCGAGTTAATTTCGTGGGACACTCTCCTTAGCGACGCGAGAGAGCGAAATCAGGCCTTTTTCGACCGCGCCGGTATCTCGGGGAAAAGCTTCTTTATCGAGGCACAAGAAACAGCTCATCAGCGTCTTCGGGCGGAGGACAAAGCGGCCACGATCATGGATCCGTCAGTTGGCGCGACCGCGGTGTGATAGGAAAATAGCAACGATAAGGGTGGGACTAGCCCAAGCTTTGCGGAGGCCTGTATGGGGCTGATAAACCTTGAAGACCGCGAGAAACGGGCCATCGCCGCGATCGACAATGGCGAGCTTGATCGGTTGGTCGATGAGGCCATCACCTATGAGCAACACGGCAAACTCAATAATCTGCCGCTGCACGACTGTGGGGACTATGTGTCCAGCAAGTTGCGATACTTCGATCGAGCGCTTGCCGATTACCGGAAAGCAAAGTCGGCCAAAAAGCGCGAAGAGACACGTTATTATGCGCAAAAGGCTGGTCGCGATCTGACCTTTGCGGTCAGGCAGATGAAGCAGCGACTGGAGGTCGAGGAGCGTGAGGGTCAGATATTTCATGTCTTCGATCCATCGATGCCCCTAGTCGCTCCGAGCGAGAGCATGCGGGTCCGTGTCAGCTATCGGTGGCGCGAGAGCCCGGAAGACGATTGGAATTCTGGATCCATTCTCTTCAAGTACAAGTTTCGGCCCCGCAGGGACCCCTACACACTCACGCAACCGAAGCCGAAGCGAAAGCCGAGCGCGAGAAAGCTGGCTGAAGATCGTGAGAATGAGCTGCGCCGCGAATGGGAGCATCTCGAGCAACTGGCGCATTGGTCAGTGCGAGATTACTTTCGGGCAGGGCACGACGGTGCTGCCATTCCTGACGAGTTCGAGGTCAAAACCGACGATTGCGACCATCTGAACAATTTCAGTGCTGACTTCTGGGAGCGAAGTCGCGGCTCGTAGTGAAGTCGGCTCGAGGTCCATATGAGTCATCGCAGATGCGAGCCCGGAAGGCCGTCGTCATCGCCGAAGAGCAGATGGTTGGGAAGTGGTCCCGTTCCTTTGGCCGATCCCACCGGATACCAAGCCATGGTCTCGGTGACAGCGGCGCTTTCATTGCGCGCAGTGACAAGCTCGTTCATGAAATAGTTCCCGTACACCATTCGCAATCTGGTTGTTCCAGGGTCGAAGGTTCGCATCTGGTCACGATTGAATTTGTGTCGAAGCCCGTCCGCGCTGTTACCGCCGACGGCCTCGTATCCAACGTGGATAGCGCCGGGGCGATCGCCTGGGAGCTGATCAGAGGCTCGTGCTACGAGTCCCCTGAAGTGCATTGCCTTTCGACGTGCGGCTTCCTCGGAACTGGATCGCCACGCCACAAGGCTGACGTGGTCGACCCACGTCGCATGAAGCGGCCGACCCTCGGCCGGCTGCCATTCACCTTCGATGGTATAGTCGATGGTTGGTTCATAAGCACCGAGCAGCAACTCAACCATTCGACTTGACCCAAAATAGATATCGTCGTGTGTCAGGACGCTGTGCAATTGTGCCCAATCGACATCAAAGACGACACCGGCCGCTCCATCGTCAGCCCATTCAAACGGCTTATTGCCATCTAGGAAGGTCTCAACCCGGTCGACCAAATAGTCGTCACCGAGGCGATGAAGCTCTTCCTTGAACCGAACGAGAATGATGAGTGGCCGATCAGCTTGCCGTGACCTGGCGTGCGCTCGTTCAGCCATACGTTCTCCCGCCAGTCGCTCATTGCGAGCGTATCCCGACCGGCCGGCGCGCTTGCACTCCACGGCCCAATGTGAGCGTCCGCGATCGACGAACAGGTCGTTGCGTTTGCCGAGCCCTGGTGCTTCAGGAACGAAGGACACACTGTCCCATCCTCGCCGTTTGTAGGTGGCCGCGACCAGGAGTTCGAAGATCCCATCGTCCGGTTGCGATAGGCTCTTCGTCATCAAACGTTCGGCTCTTTCCTTTGCGCCCTCGATCTGCGAAAGCGTTGGAAGCATTTGACCGATCCGCCTGAATAGCGTCACGATCCGATACCCCAAGGGCAGGAAGAAATCAGGACGAATGGTGGGATCGGCATAACGCCGCGCTTGATGCAGATACCAAGCGATCTCGTCAGCCGGGTCGAAAAGTGGGACGCGATCACCGAGGGCCCACTTTTCCTTTGCCGCCTGGAATGTCGCCTCCACAGCGTCGGCACGAGTCTTCCACGCGTCGGAAGGAACCAACTGTTCAAGCCAGTCGGCGGCTGTAAGAATTGCCTCGTCGCGCCAGTCCTGACCATGCCTCTGCGCTATCCAGGTGATGTCAGAACTGGGGATTTTGACCATTCCGTGTTTCCACTACGCACCAATTTCTTAGGTTGATCATTTAGTATCGCTGATCTCACGCACAATATGCGTGCATGAACGCCGATCGGATTCGTTACTGATGTGCTACGAATACTACTAGCATATGATTTGTGGATGATTTGCACCGGCTACGTATTGCGCACCAAAGAAATGCCCAGGACTTTAGTGCGCAAATAGAAAACAGTGTGGGCCAAACTAGTCGGAATCGGTTGTTTCCGATTGTGCCGCTTGACCCTTCTGATTCCGTACCGCCATGCTGTGCATATGAAATATGATTTTTCGAGCCTTTCTTACAACGATTTCGAGGATCTCTCCCGCGACCTGCTGGGGCGTGAACTGGGTGTGCGCTTCGAAGCGTTTCCGGAAGGCCCGGACGACGGAATGGACGGTCGCCATTGTGTAGGCGAGGGATCGATCATCCTGCAGGCGAAGCACTATTACCGATCTGGATTTTCAGCGCTCAAATCGAAGATGGGTAAGGAAAGGGCGTCGATCGATCGATTGCAGCCAAAGCGCTACCTTCTGACGACATCGACGCCGCTCACCCCAAACAACAAGCGAATCCTCGCGGGCATCATTGGACCGGCCCTTCTCTCCGAGGGTGACTTGTTCGGGCCTGACGACCTGAATGCTCTCCTCAGAAAATTCCCGGACATTGAGAAGTCCCACCAACGGCTCTGGGCACAGAGCACGACGGTCCTTGAGGAGGTCGTCTCAGGCGCTGTCAAACAGGCAATGGCCCGACCGAGCGAGGTCCCTCCTGTCCTGGCAAATCTGCTTTCGCCTCGCGGTTCCACGGAGGAAGGCACCGAGGTTGTCGAGCGCGACGTCATTTATCTGATCAAATCGTCCCCGATCGACGACGAATTCGTTCTTTGGCTGGCCCCCAAGCTCGAGGCTGAGGGATATCGTGTGTTCGCTGACATCCTCACGCTGCAGCCCGGTGATCGTTGGCGTCGGGAAACCAACGCTGTCTTGCAAGCTCGCACGGCGAAGGTTTTGCTGCTCTCGAAAGACGCAACGCTTGCCGACCAACATGTCCAGGACGATCTCGACATAGCACTTGAGACCGGAAATGAGCTCGGCGACAGCCGGTTCATTGTTCCGTTGCGGCTGGAACCTGGACGAAAAGTCAAAGGTATTGGCGATGCGGTTCCGGTCGACTTCGTTCGCGGCTGGGCCGAGGGACTGACAACGCTCGTCGATGCGCTGTCGCGCCAGAAGGTTCCGCGCAGCTTGGAGGCTCCGACGATCGACCGTAACTGGGAAATCTTTCGCAGACGCGGAGCGGTCCCGCTCGTCGAAGAATCCGAGCGACTGACCTCAAATTGGCTTCGTGTCGTTGAAGCTCCTGATGTTATTCGGTTCTACGAGGCCTCAGGCGTCATCGACGCTCGCTCGCTTCAGACGGCTATCGATGCCTACCCATATCCAAGCGCGCTCCAGGGATCTGGCTTCATCACCTTTGCCGCGCAGGCTGAAGTTGATGAGGCGTTCGAGTCCGCGGGACGATTTAAGCTGAAGCGGGAAATTCCGCTGTTGGACTTTGTTGGCAATGGCATACCGGAGATCGGCATTGAGCGCCAAGTAGCCTCCAACCTAGTCATCGCGATGTTGAAGAAGGCCTGGTACGCATACTGCAAGAAATGCGGATTCCTAGAGTATCAGTATTCTAACGGAACGGGCTTCCATGCATCGGCAGAACAGGCACCGACGGGTCAACGGATCCCATGGGGAAAGCAAGGAGAGCGGCGCTCCTCGATGCTCCGCAACGTGGCCAAAGGCCACATCTGGCAGTTCGGCGTAACGGCCATGCCTTTCTTCTGGCCGTTCTGGCATTTCAAGCTGAAGTCGAGGGTACTCTTTTCGACCGACAACGGTACTGCGACAGGGATCGATATTGACGACCCAAAAAAGCTTCATCGACTGAGAAGGAGCCTGTGCAAGGGCTGGCGAAACAAGCAGTGGTTCGGTCGAATGCTAGCATTCCTTGAGCTCCTGTCGGGGGAGTCTGCCTACATTAGATTGCCAATGTCTTCGGACACCGCAGTTGTCCTAGAAGCGGCCCCCGTGCTGTTTTCGTCGCCTGTCAGTACAGCGCTTCCCGACATTCTTGACGCCGATGAGGAGGAGACCGATCTCAGCACCTTGGGCCGACCCGCCAATGACGACGAGGAGGGTGCAGCATGAAATTTCCAGAAACCTCGCTCAAGGTCGAACATTTTCACGAACCGGAGCTCGAGTTCTCCTTCGGGCAAAACAGTCCGCATCCGAAGGATGGTCTTTTCTTGTATGGGCCACACGCGAAGGCAAGAAAGACCCGGGATATCAGGGTAGGAGTCGTCGGCACGAGCGCGGGCATTAGCCATTTTCGCAACTGGAGCCACAAGCTCAAAAAGGTCGTAGAGGTTCCACCGCCCGGAAAGGGTGAGAAGGCGGACCGGCTTCACCTGGCCAACTTCCCCGGACTGGAAGAAACCTTTGGGATCGCATTCGATCCTGATGAATGCAGCGCGCTATCGATTCCTCTGAAGGACATCGACAGGGCGACCCGTATCCTCAATCTCAATGAAGCCGTTGAGAAGGTTGCACAGCTCTATATCGATCGGGTGAAAAAGCATCTGAAGAACGAAGAAGGCTCGGTTGATCTCTGGGTGCTGGTCTTGCCGGAAATTATCTATGAAAGATGCCGGCCTGGTTCGAAACGAACCGGTCTTCCCATGGAAAAAGGCGACTTCGGCAAAAAGCAGAAGGCTCGTTCAGATCTTCCTCTTTTGTCGTCCGCGGGCGTGATCGATCAGTCTGGTGAAGAGATCTTTGAAGACGTTCCCGACTTCCATCGTCGGATCAAGGCCGAGTTCCTAAAGATCGCGCCGACGCAGCTCATCCGGGAGACGACACTTGCGCCAGAAGCGTTTCTCAACAAGGCTGGGTATCCGGTTCGAAAGACGCAGGATGCGGCCACAGTCGCATGGAACTTGGCGACTGGGCTCTACTACAAGACCCAGCCTCGCCCACCGTGGCGCCTTGCAGGGGTGCGGCCGGGAGTTTGCTACATCGGCATGGTCTACAAGAGCCTGCCCAACGATCCCGATGGCCACGCCTGCTGTGCGGCCCAGATGTTCCTCAATGAGGGAGACGGTGTCGTCTTCCGCGGAGCAAACGGCCCCTGGAAGACGGGTGACTACGAGTTTCATCTGAAGAGGGATGCAGCGAAGAACCTCCTCGAGCTCGTCTTGGAAACCTATACCTCTACGTATGATGGACCGCCGAAAGAGCTGTTCATCCACGGGCAGACCTACTTCAATGATGAAGAGTGGAACGCGTTCGTTGAAGCGGCGCCAAAAGAGACAAACGTGATTGGTGTCCGCATACGCACCACGGGCGGCGAAATGAAACTCTTTCGTGATGGCGACTACCCGGTGCTGCGTGGAACGGCATTACTGCTGGATGAGAAAACAGCCTATCTGTGGACGACGGGATATGTCCCGCACCTTGATACCTACATTGGTCCAGAGACGCCGAACCCGCTGCACATTACGGTCATGCGAAGCAAGAACGCCTTGCCGGATATTCGAACGGTCCTTGCGGACATCATGGGCCTCACGAAGATCAACTACAATTCCTGCAACTTCAACGACGGTCTGCCGGTCACGGTGCGCTTCGCTCGTATGGTGGGCGACGTGCTGACGATGGGTTCTGCGAAGGGTGAAGAAAAGCAACCCTTCAAATTCTATGTGTAATTGGCATCATCATCCTGGGTGACTCGAAGGTGCGTCAATCAGGATAGCGAGGTGAGCATTTCGCCAATGGCGCTGTCTTGCCCGGCAACCGAGAGTCGGGACCACCCGAGGTTCGCACGCTCGAACATTTCCTCGCGATCGAGACCGCCCAAAAGTCCTAACGAGAAATGGTTCCTGTCGACGAAGCGCTTCTTGAGCGTATCTCCCTCGGCAGACACGAGGGCGGCGAAAGCGGAACTGACTTCGTGAGGTTCAGGGCCGGATTGGTTCGCTCCCCAAGATTGAGCGGCATTGGCTGCCATAAGCAGACCGCGAATGTTGGCACGGTTTTCGTGATTGCTTAGTCTGCCACTCTGACGCCAGTCCTGAATTTTGACCGATCGATCCCAAAAGCAGAACCATTGCATGCGCCCCGCCAACATCAGGTGCAACAGGTCGTCCGCGACAACACACTCCTCTGCCTTGTACCCGTGTTCGTCAGCCCAACCGAGCAAGTGCTCGCTCGCAAAGACGTCGCACCATATTTCTTCGTAGTCGTTTGGGCGTTGGAGGTGTCTGCGAATTTGCGCCACCACATCTCCTAACTCATGGTCTTTTACCAGCAACCCCTTTTCTTGAAGCTCTTGATCAACGGGCGTAAGTTCCCGTTTTCGTTTGTCTGAATGGGATGGATGAATATTGGCGATCGTTGATCGGATCCGCTCGTCGATCTCAGGGATCATTTCGGGCAAGACGCGATAAAGGATGTGTGCCAGTTCATGGAGGGCGACGTAAACTCGGATCAGGCGCCGGTAGCGGTCCATTCGATGGTCGTCGTCAACGGTCACTGAGAGCGACTCCGGCATGAATTCGTCAGTCAGCCTCAGAATGAACTGTGCGACGGCCGGGTCCTTCTTGAGAAATATCGAAGCTGCGAGGTTGGAGTAAGCCGCTAGCCCCAAAGCCTGGTGGACGCTCGCATCGCCATCCTGCTCGTCACAAAAAATGAGAGCCAGAAGTCCGTCCAGACGATTGGTGAAGTCCGTATCCCAAAGAAGCACAGCTCGTTCGCTGAGCCGTTCGAACAAAACTTCTACCGAAGACGCGGTCGTGGATACTTCGATGATCGAAGCGACACCATCAGGTAGGGCTTGACCGAAAACGTGCCGGACATCGACAATATACTCATCGCTTTCAAAATCCGTCCTGCACATGCGATCGAAATCCAACCGTGTGCGGGCCCAACGCGGTATGATCAATCGCTCTCGCTCCCGTCCTCCTTGTTATGGAGCGAGCGGAGAATCTTTGCTGCCTCTTCTGGAGTTGCTCCTTCGATTTCCACTTTTCCGTCCTTGGAAATCGTCACTTTTGAGATCTTCTTGCGGGCAACTGACTTCTCCAAAACATCAAGCACCTTGCTGATTACCGGGCTACCAAGGATGGCTGCAATCAGCCAAGAGAGTTCCCCCTCGACGCCGGTGATCTCATTTCCCTCGACTTCGGAATAGTCATAGCCCGCTAGAGCCATTGCCATCTCTTCGGA is a window encoding:
- a CDS encoding TIR domain-containing protein — encoded protein: MKYDFSSLSYNDFEDLSRDLLGRELGVRFEAFPEGPDDGMDGRHCVGEGSIILQAKHYYRSGFSALKSKMGKERASIDRLQPKRYLLTTSTPLTPNNKRILAGIIGPALLSEGDLFGPDDLNALLRKFPDIEKSHQRLWAQSTTVLEEVVSGAVKQAMARPSEVPPVLANLLSPRGSTEEGTEVVERDVIYLIKSSPIDDEFVLWLAPKLEAEGYRVFADILTLQPGDRWRRETNAVLQARTAKVLLLSKDATLADQHVQDDLDIALETGNELGDSRFIVPLRLEPGRKVKGIGDAVPVDFVRGWAEGLTTLVDALSRQKVPRSLEAPTIDRNWEIFRRRGAVPLVEESERLTSNWLRVVEAPDVIRFYEASGVIDARSLQTAIDAYPYPSALQGSGFITFAAQAEVDEAFESAGRFKLKREIPLLDFVGNGIPEIGIERQVASNLVIAMLKKAWYAYCKKCGFLEYQYSNGTGFHASAEQAPTGQRIPWGKQGERRSSMLRNVAKGHIWQFGVTAMPFFWPFWHFKLKSRVLFSTDNGTATGIDIDDPKKLHRLRRSLCKGWRNKQWFGRMLAFLELLSGESAYIRLPMSSDTAVVLEAAPVLFSSPVSTALPDILDADEEETDLSTLGRPANDDEEGAA
- a CDS encoding argonaute/piwi family protein, with the translated sequence MKFPETSLKVEHFHEPELEFSFGQNSPHPKDGLFLYGPHAKARKTRDIRVGVVGTSAGISHFRNWSHKLKKVVEVPPPGKGEKADRLHLANFPGLEETFGIAFDPDECSALSIPLKDIDRATRILNLNEAVEKVAQLYIDRVKKHLKNEEGSVDLWVLVLPEIIYERCRPGSKRTGLPMEKGDFGKKQKARSDLPLLSSAGVIDQSGEEIFEDVPDFHRRIKAEFLKIAPTQLIRETTLAPEAFLNKAGYPVRKTQDAATVAWNLATGLYYKTQPRPPWRLAGVRPGVCYIGMVYKSLPNDPDGHACCAAQMFLNEGDGVVFRGANGPWKTGDYEFHLKRDAAKNLLELVLETYTSTYDGPPKELFIHGQTYFNDEEWNAFVEAAPKETNVIGVRIRTTGGEMKLFRDGDYPVLRGTALLLDEKTAYLWTTGYVPHLDTYIGPETPNPLHITVMRSKNALPDIRTVLADIMGLTKINYNSCNFNDGLPVTVRFARMVGDVLTMGSAKGEEKQPFKFYV